A portion of the Daphnia magna isolate NIES linkage group LG4, ASM2063170v1.1, whole genome shotgun sequence genome contains these proteins:
- the LOC116921442 gene encoding YTH domain-containing protein 1, which yields MSVRLGPVPDKDIPAHQMAKDKKCKSLKENLEVLQVQSDQTSEDISLTSSEEAELMKVQSVDDCLSKKIPQDSSSLSWEVREGVEITLTAQPEDTVVGEERLDITETEDQVVDEDLDTRSEISSSPRVSNQQSPPLSSESSSSHSGSEKEDGDEEGRGHKRKRKQSKCAVNDKNSSPKRPKSEGDGKSKKYDYSTKLNYLFRDARFFLMKSNNPENISLAKSKGVWSTPPQNEAKLNQAFRQCRNVLLIFSVKESGKFCGFARLSIESRRDASPVQWILPPGLSSRALGGVFRIDWISKKDLSFTRVMHLYNPWNEGKPVKIGRDGQEVENHVGEELCRLFSEDPDVQWSTVLRRSKESARRIQVANGGVRPRGPMAPLQLQQQQQQQQQPHQQQGGGRRGFRDRNRNRGGFGSGRSGISDCHDMGRGNLRRRPSNEDDYQRNNRNLQKRGRGYRDFKDNRRERSPGLNPYAMHRERAYTAAYAEFMREYSSLGPIPYPPPPPFEPLSSARYYDGPALPEYPPPPPPPLPSRSSRGESHRSYERSVDEFLRRTVDRREDRSRERRLRERR from the exons ATGAGCGTTAGACTCGGGCCTGTACCAGATAAAG ACATTCCTGCGCATCAAATGGCGAAAGATAAGAAATGCAAATCCTTAAAG gAGAATTTGGAAGTACTCCAAGTTCAAAGTGATCAAACATCAGAGGATATAAGTCTCACTTCAAGCGAAGAGGCTGAACTTATGAAAGTTCAGTCTGTCGATGACTGTTTATCCAAAAAAATACCCCAGGATAGTTCTTCTTTGTCCTGGGAAGTACGAGAAGGTGTTGAGATAACACTTACTGCCCAACCTGAAGATACTGTTGTAGGGGAAGAACGATTAGACATTACAGAG ACTGAAGATCAGGTGGTTGATGAGGATTTGGACACTAGAAGTGAAATTAGTTCTTCTCCCAGAGTATCAAACCAACAAAGCCCACCCCTGTCATCGGAGTCTTCGTCATCTCACTCTGGATCAG AAAAAGAGGATGGCGATGAAGAAGGACGTGGCCACAAGAGGAAACGCAAGCAATCCAAGTGCGCTGTCAACGACAAAA ATTCTTCGCCGAAACGTCCAAAGTCAGAGGGAGAcggaaaatcaaagaaatatG ACTATTCTACGAAACTTAATTACCTTTTCCGCGACGCACGATTTTTCCTGATGAAGAGCAACAATCCCGAAAATATCTCTTTAGCAAAATCTAAAG GTGTATGGTCGACGCCTCCACAAAATGAAGCTAAACTAAATCAAGCCTTTCGTCAGTGTCGCAACGTGTTGCTTATTTTCTCTGTCAAAGAGAGTGGTAAATTCTGTGGCTTTGCACGACTCTCAATTGAGTCCCGAAGAGATGCCAGTCCAGTTCAGTGGATTCTTCCTCCAGGACTATCTTCGAGAGCACTGGGTGGGGTATTCAGGATTGATTGGATATCCAA gAAAGATTTGTCGTTCACCCGCGTGATGCATCTCTACAATCCATGGAATGAGGGCAAACCTGTGAAAATTGGTCGTGACGGACAG GAAGTGGAAAACCACGTAGGGGAGGAATTGTGTCGCCTGTTTTCTGAAGATCCAGATGTGCAATGGTCTACTGTTTTGCGACGCTCCAAGGAATCTGCCCGCCGCATCCAAGTGGCTAACGGAGGCGTCCGTCCACGGGGTCCGATGGCGCCCTTACagctgcagcagcagcaacaacagcagcaacaaccaCATCAACAACAAGGAGGAGGTCGACGGGGTTTCCGAGACAGGAACCGAAACCGTGGTGGATTCGGGTCAGGCCGTTCTGGCATCAGCGATTGTCACGACATGGGGAG agGTAACCTGCGACGCCGTCCATCCAACGAAGATGACTATCAGCGCAACAACAGAAACCTTCAAAAGAGAGGTCGAG GATATCGTGACTTCAAAGACAACCGTCGAGAGAGATCACCCGGACTGAACCCTTACGCCATGCACCGCGAGCGAGCTTATACCGCC GCCTACGCCGAGTTCATGCGAGAGTACTCTTCCCTTGGACCTATACCATATCCACCGCCG CCGCCATTTGAACCGCTATCTTCGGCCCGCTATTACGATGGGCCGGCACTACCCGAGTATCCACCTCCACCACCACCTCCTCTTCCATCCAGGTCTTCTCGTGGTGAAAGTCATCGTTCG TACGAGCGTTCGGTTGACGAATTCCTGCGACGGACCGTCGATCGC
- the LOC116921453 gene encoding LOW QUALITY PROTEIN: eukaryotic translation initiation factor 3 subunit C-like (The sequence of the model RefSeq protein was modified relative to this genomic sequence to represent the inferred CDS: inserted 1 base in 1 codon; substituted 1 base at 1 genomic stop codon) — protein sequence MNPIEETSYIRTIEWEMLDKKKFIPLSITSSCMVRTSLYPFTLVKTRLQIQKGNEVYKGTFDAFRKIVKYEGFKGLYKGFWVNLFSIVSGTFYVLTYENVRHLLQANNVTDSRVRALVAGGCASLIGQTIIVPIDVISQHLMMVGQKVDGVAQNIKPSLQNGAGKSKTQLALAITKDIYHIDGLRGFYRGYIASLFTYVPSSALWWTFYHLYQDHLNNLFPSWFPHLGIQCTSAILGGLTTTTLINPLDIVRARLQVQRLDSIGQTFRILWREERFYTFTKGLTARLIMSTFYSFSIILGYESVKRWSVKEQYREQIRXHVETVSKLELRDILLSTLKAIRDSLRPRCELISCGLSPGEHTXKMSRFFGTASDSDTESDVSEEEVQQRPTAVPTYTFSDDEEEQKRIVRSAKEKRFEELKDIIKLIKNYKKNKDLSKMLSSFEELTKAYQKALPVIAKEEKGVTPRFYIQCLVEVETFLNELWEDRDGRKNLSKNNSKSLSTLRQKMRKYVKDFEADVAKFKENPDEEEEDEEAEEKSEAESDEESEAEGPAAFRKSESETRTKPLPKVKPIAPEGDESDDSYWDSDGEDETSSSDDDSKYANLKDKFLKVAGGEDDKKKEKKDRKDKEKAQRRKDREEEEELEMEGGDGWQVQGKATQAKPKMFAKDADINTGVVLKKLFEILAARGKKGTDRREQVEMLHELYTVSEANNLGIGIAVKVKFTIISAIFDYNPKICDAMKPEHWEKLLQCIAELLDLLNSRTDIIMGEHVSEDHEKLDQAEYDAEQDPSRRFFSVRGCMLTTVERMDEEFVKILKECDAHSNEYVERLKDETRVSAIIDSLQTYIERQSLPAELCRLYMRKIEHMYYKFDPNTIKQSNGESNVEKDTTLAVMDRLCRYIYVNDKEERIRPRAMLCHIYHYALHDEWYKARDLMLMSHLQETVHLLDPSTQILYNRTMVQLGLCAFRHGHIKEAHHALLDIQSSGRAKELLAQGLLLQRQHERTSEQEKIEKQRQMPFHMHINLELLECVYLVSAMLIEIPYMAAHESDARRRMISKSFHHQLKVSERQAVTGPPESMREHVVAASKAMRNGLWKQAHNFIINEKMNAKVWDLFYQADRVRTMLVRKIQEESLRTYLFTHSSVYDSLSMATLSKMFDLEQPTVHAIISKMVMNEELMASLDEPTQSVVMHRTEPSRLQSMSLQLADKLANLVDNNERILKIRQGPFGFSRGNQNVRFGDRPQYGNRQGQQGGGGNWQRRGGDNRDNRDNHRDNRDNHRDNRDRHNN from the exons ATGAATCCTATAGAAGAAACATCTTACATTCGAACAATTGAGTGGGAAATGttagacaaaaagaaatttatcCCCTTGAGTATTACTAGTTCATGTATGGTTAGAACCAGCCTTTATCCTTTTACCTTAGTCAAAACTAGGTTACAAATTCAGAAAGGGAATGAAGTTTATAAGGGTACCTTTGATGCTTTTCGAAAAATTGTCAAGTATGAAGGTTTCAAAGGACTGTACAAAGGGTTCTGGGtcaatttgttttcaattgtttcgGGTACTTTCTATGTTTTAACTTATGAAAATGTCAGGCATTTGCTTCAAGCAAATAATGTAACTGACTCTAGAGTAAGGGCACTTGTAGCTGGGGGCTGTGCTTCCCTTATTGGGCAGACAATAATTGTACCAATTGATGTCATCAGTCAGCATTTGATGATGGTGGGTCAAAAA GTGGATGGTGTAGCGCAAAATATCAAGCCAAGTCTTCAAAATGGAGCAGGGAAAAGTAAAACACAACTGGCACTTGCAATAACCAAAGATATTTATCATATCGATGGTTTGCGTGGTTTCTACCGTGGGTATATAGCATCGTTGTTCACCTACGTTCCCAGTTCGGCACTTTGGTGGACCTTCTATCACCTATACCAAG ATCATCTCAACAACCTATTCCCTTCGTGGTTTCCTCACCTCGGAATTCAGTGCACATCCGCAATCCTTGGAGGTTTAACTACAACGACGTTGATAAATCCTTTGGATATTGTGCGAGCCAGGTTACAG GTGCAACGGTTGGATTCGATTGGACAAACCTTCCGTATCTTGTGGCGAGAGGAGCGTTTTTATACGTTCACCAAGGGATTAACTGCCCGGCTCATCATGTCTACATTTTATAGCTTTTCGATCATTCTGGGTTACGAATCGGTCAAACGGTGGAGTGTAAAAGAGCAGTACAGGGAACAAATCAGGTG ACATGTTGAGACAGTATCCAAACTGGAACTTCGTGACATTCTTCTTTCAACTCTTAAAGCTATTCGAGATTCCTTGCGTCCTCGTTGTGAGTTAATATCttgcggactttcacct Ggtgaacaca aaaaaatgagtCGGTTCTTCGGTACAGCCTCTGATTCGGATACAGAGAGTGATGTTAGTGAGGAAGAGGTACAGCAGCGTCCCACAGCTGTCCCCACTTATACA TTCagtgatgatgaagaagaacaaaaaagaattgttcGTTCAGCCAAAGAAAAACGATTTGAAGAGCTGAAGGATATCATCAAGCTGataaaaaactacaaaaagaacaaagattTGAGCAAGATGCTGTCATCATTTGAAGAATTGACTAAGGCATACCAAAAAGCATTGCCTGTGATTGCcaaggaagaaaaaggagtAACTCCCAGATTCTACATACAATGCTTGGTGGAAGTTGAAACTTTCTTAAATGAGTTGTGGGAAGATAGGGATGGAAGAAAGAATCTGTCAAAAAATAACTCAAAGTCACTGAGTACATTGCGTCAAAAAATGCGAAAGTATGTAAAAGACTTTGAAGCAGATGTAGCAAAGTTTAAGGAAAATCcagatgaagaggaagaagatgaagaggCTGAAGAAAAGTCTGAGGCAGAATCAGATGAAGAAAGTGAAGCTGAAGGACCTGCTGCTTTCCGTAAATCTGAGTCAGAAACGCGTACCAAACCGTTACCTAAG GTGAAACCCATTGCCCCCGAAGGTGACGAGAGTGATGACTCGTATTGGGACTCGGACGGTGAAGACGAGACATCTTCATCGGATGATGACTCTAAATATGCCAACTTGAAGGATAAGTTCTTAAAAGTGGCTGGTGGCGAAGATgataagaaaaaggaaaagaaagatcGCAAGGACAAGGAGAAGGCCCAAAGACGCAAAGAtcgtgaagaagaagaagaattggaGATGGAGGGCGGAGATGGCTGGCAAGTACAGGGTAAGGCTACGCAAGCTAAGCCAAAAATGTTTGCAAAGGATGCCGACATCAACACTGGGGTTGTTCTGAAGAAGTTGTTCGAAATTCTGGCTGCTAGAGGGAAAAAGG GCACTGATCGTCGTGAGCAAGTAGAGATGTTGCATGAGCTTTACACAGTATCAGAGGCCAACAATCTTGGAATCGGCATTGCGGTGAAAGTAAAGTTCACAATCATTTCTGCCATTTTTGACTATAACCCAAAGATCTGCGACGCTATGAAACCGGAGCATTGGGAGAAGCTGTTGCAATGTATCGCTGAGCTTCTGGATCTTCTAAATTCGCGTACCGACATAATCATGGGAGAACACGTTTCG GAGGATCATGAGAAGCTGGATCAGGCAGAATACGACGCTGAGCAAGATCCATCGCGGCGCTTTTTTAGTGTCCGTGGATGCATGCTGACTACTGTAGAGCGAATGGACGAGGAATTTGTAAAAATTCTCAAGGAATGCGACGCCCACAGTAACGAGTATGTTGAGAGACTTAAGGACGAGACCCGAGTTTCGGCAATCATTGACAGTCTCCAGACGTATATTGAACGACAGAGCTTGCCCGCGGAGCTGTGCCGACTTTACATGCGGAAAATCGAGCATATGTATTACAAATTTGACCCAAATACTATCAAGCAAAGCAAC GGTGAGTCAAATGTAGAGAAAGATACCACTCTGGCAGTTATGGACCGCCTATGTCGCTATATCTATGTTAACGATAAAGAAGAACGAATCCGACCTAGAGCTATGTTATGTCATATTTACCACTATGCTCTTCATGATGAATGGTATAAGGCGCGTGACTTAATGCTTATGTCACATCTTCAG GAAACGGTTCATTTACTCGATCCTTCGACCCAAATTCTTTATAATCGAACAATGGTCCAATTGGGTTTGTGTGCTTTCCGCCATGGTCATATCAAGGAGGCCCACCACGCGTTGTTGGACATCCAGTCTAGCGGCCGTGCCAAAGAGCTACTAGCTCAAGGCCTTCTCCTCCAACGTCAGCATGAACGAACGTCTGAACAGGAGAAAATTGAAAAGCAACGTCAGATGCCTTTCCACATGCACATCAACTTGGAATTATTGGAGTGCGTCTATTTGGTGTCGGCTATGCTTATAGAAATTCCTTACATGGCTG CTCATGAGTCAGATGCTCGTCGGCGTATGATTTCCAAAAGCTTCCACCACCAGCTGAAAGTTAGTGAGAGGCAGGCGGTTACGGGACCTCCAGAGTCGATGAGAGAACACGTAGTGGCTGCTTCTAAAGCCATGCGAAATGGACTTTGGAAGCAGGCTCATAACTTTATCAtcaatgaaaagatgaatgcTAAA GTGTGGGATCTGTTCTACCAAGCTGACCGAGTGCGTACGATGTTGGTTCGCAAGATTCAAGAAGAATCCCTACGAACATACCTCTTCACTCACTCATCAGTTTACGACTCTTTATCGATGGCTACATTATCCAAAATGTTTGATCTTGAACAACCGACCGTTCATGCCATCATTTCAAAAATGGTCATGAACGAAGAACTTATG GCTTCGTTGGATGAACCCACACAAAGTGTGGTAATGCATAGGACTGAACCTTCCCGTTTGCAATCTATGTCTCTCCAACTTGCTGATAAATTAGCTAATCTGGTTGATAACAATGAGCGAATTCTAAAAATTCGTCAAG GTCCGTTTGGCTTCTCCCGTGGAAACCAAAACGTGCGCTTCGGCGACCGACCACAGTACGGCAATCGGCAAGGACAACAAGGAGGCGGAGGCAATTGGCAACGCCGAGGTGGAGATAATAGGGATAATCGAGACAACCATCGGGATAACCGAGATAACCATCGGGACAATCGAGACCGTCATAACAATTAA
- the LOC116921439 gene encoding rab GTPase-binding effector protein 1 encodes MAENAFETSQAKCPDITDSVVDSVVAAVVKERPGDQEKEIRRLQFELDEARSLAVVANYSLEESIETERRKCQEEVATLQQLMKENIQEAIRETQEQSEGEIRRLKNIVTRLELEVRELRSSSDRDNPNVFSAVTKTLARKVGNLTNPNILTSQTPPQVPLVTATSTESAGDDYLEQSMKRAQEDVEVLRSLVLPLEEEIKALKDKLRYTDEQLRVYESNQAELVRGSELLNKIAEDESLESVIADLISRTELHTQDQLSERDFGLFLAILNAQRTTLQEERERLRSQMQETCQLLEQERRHHRELRRSLQKNNLHPTSQNLMDCNKDGSKGFPIKDRIGPLISRISPVLKRKSSAQSPSKETSVDSYVLDSSTFGIPEVASTATKNSTKEEIENISFCSVDSNLTSSEGSFMHADDGHQTTIRYRVLEADLQQLQEEKAQVDKQLIKAREESQMLSELIKDMEHKWTEMAKDYEKQVDSLFGNIQDAQGQLKSVTSAFNKFRNQAQETLRQLQFDRQSVSTELVRLQEENDFLTGKHSLHAEQLQNEMINLPDNLQELQYVCLNLREDFIAAKVAKEALERKWKMEILVLKNQLLSEQKSKETLENSLTGEIDYLREQLGLMRSVQTQLEEESSRKTSLEVALQQAKEQLADLKNRASESVSSKAKLENENQQLRNRVSSLQADLETSEAVQRDFVQLSQQLQVQLEKIRQSEKELRWQYEEDIDQCAECRQTFGVAKRKHHCRHCCQIFCGDCLRKTVTSGPNKRQSRVCNVCFYLLVQESAPFFSSEPQPSN; translated from the exons ATGGCTGAAAACGCATTTGAAACCTCTCAGGCCAAATGTCCTGATATTACCGATAGTGTAGTAGATTCTGTTGTTGCTGCCGTTGTCAAAGAGAGACCGGGGGACCAAGAGAAAGAAATCCGACGTCTTCAGTTTGAATTAGATGAGGCAAGAAGCCTTGCAGTTGTTGCAAATTATTCCTTAGAAGAATCAATTGAAAcagaaaggagaaaatgtCAGGAAGAGGTAGCAACATTGCAACAATTGATGAAAG AAAACATCCAAGAAGCTATTCGTGAAACCCAGGAACAGAGTGAAGGAGAAATTCGTAGACTTAAAAATATAGTCACTCGTTTAGAACTAGAAGTACGTGAATTACGTAGTTCTTCAGATAGAGACAATCCAAATGTCTTTTCAGCAGTTACAAAGACACTTGCTCGTAAAGTGGGTAATTTGACCAATCCTAACATATTAACATCACAAACACCACCTCAAGTTCCCCTTGTGACTGCTACATCAACTGAATCAGCTGGAGATGACTATCTAGAGCAAAGTATGAAGAGAGCTCAAGAGGATGTAGAAGTCTTACGATCTTTG GTTCTCCCattagaagaagaaatcaaggCTTTGAAAGATAAATTACGATACACTGATGAGCAACTGAGGGTTTATGAGAGCAACCAG GCTGAGTTGGTTCGTGGCTCCGAATTACTCAATAAAATTGCAGAAGATGAGTCATTGGAATCCGTCATAGCTGATTTGATCTCTCGAACTGAACTACACACCCAGGATCAATTATCTGAACGAGACTTTGGACTATTTCTTGCGATTCTTAATGCCCAGCGAACCACTCTGCAGGAGGAGCGCGAGCGTTTGAG GTCTCAGATGCAAGAGACTTGTCAGTTGCTTGAACAGGAACGTCGCCATCATCGGGAGTTGCGCCGCTCATTGCAGAAAAACAACTTGCACCCTACATCTCAAAACCTGATG GATTGCAACAAAGACGGCTCAAAAGGCTTCCCTATTAAGGACAGAATCGGGCCTTTAATCAGTCGGATTTCTCCCgtccttaaaagaaaatcgtCGGCTCAGTCACCTTCTAAGGAAACTTCAGTTGACTCCTACGTCCTTGATTCCTCAACATTTGGGATTCCAGAGGTGGCTTCTACCGCTACAAAAAACTCAACAAAGGAAGAGATCGAGAACATATCGTTCTGTAGTGTCGACAGTAATTTAACCTCAAGCGAGGGGAGTTTCATGCATGCTGATGATGGACATCAAACTACTATACGATATAGAGTACTTGAAGCTGATTTACAGCAgctgcaagaagaaaaagcacAGGTAGATAAGCAGTTGATAAAAGCGCGGGAGGAATCGCAGATGTTGTCAGAGCTTATCAAAGACATGGAACATAAATGGACCGAAATGGCAAAGGATTACGAAAAACAA GTGGACTCGCTTTTCGGCAATATTCAGGATGCCCAAGGTCAGCTGAAGAGTGTTACGTCTGCCTTTAACAAATTTCGCAATCAAGCTCAGGAAACTTTGCGACAGTTACAATTTGACCGGCAGTCGGTCAGTACTGAGCTAGTCAG GttacaagaagaaaacgatTTCCTTACTGGGAAACATAGTCTTCATGCTGAACAACTACAGAATGAAATGATTAATCTACCCGACAACTTACAAGAATTGCAATATGTCTGTTTGAATCTCAGGGAAGATTTCATTGCAGCTAAG GTGGCTAAAGAAGCATTGGAGAGAAAATGGAAGATGGAGATTCTAGTTCTAAAGAACCAGCTGCTTAGTGAGCAGAAGTCAAAAGAAACTTTAGAAAATTCTCTTACCGGTGAAATTGATTACCTAAGGGAACAACTAGGCCTGATGCGAAGTGTTCAAACGCAGCTCGAAGAAGAGAGTAGTCGAAAAACCTCATTGGAGGTAGCCCTACAGCAAGCCAAAGAGCAATTAGCTGATCTAAAGAATCGTGCTTCCGAATCTGTGTCatcaaag GCAAaattggaaaatgaaaatcaacaaTTGAGAAATCGGGTCAGCTCTTTGCAAGCAGACTTGGAAACATCAGAAGCGGTCCAACGTGATTTTGTGCAGTTATCCCAACAACTTCAG GTACAACTGGAAAAGATTCGTCAATCAGAGAAGGAACTTCGGTGGCAATATGAAGAGGATATTGATCAGTGTGCCGAGTGTCGCCAAACATTCGGAGTTGCCAAACGCAAA CATCATTGCCGTCATTGTTGCCAAATCTTTTGTGGCGATTGCTTGCGAAAAACCGTCACCAGCGGACCGAACAAGAGGCAGTCTCGAGTCTGTAACGTATGCTTTTACCTTTTGGTACAAGAGAGTGCTCCGTTTTTTAGTTCAGAGCCTCAGCCATCCAACTGA
- the LOC116921448 gene encoding phosphatidylinositol 4,5-bisphosphate 5-phosphatase A isoform X1, with protein MTVDVLSIYLLTWNVVTVEPPSSDQLQSLLDLSADFIAVGLQEVKSQPQNIISDSLYEDPWTNSLRDVLAKNNYVKIHTVRLVGILLSLFSKKKHLTSIRDVETSFTRTGLNGLWGNKGAVSIRFNFKGSSICLVNCHLSPHDKKLESRIADYHSIVNSQTFHKEKISSILDHDLVFWFGDLNFRLHPDSFSTSEIVDLVSQNDLKPLLEKDELNDTISSNKAFGGFSECKITFKPTYKFVLNSEEYDKKRRPAWTDRVIYRSFENVEQKPQKKEVDIVQCKKYQSHSNFTISDHKPVSAHLDIQVKGGVLDVVTFDPIKSWITGTVGKIIITLPTSIELSSWHWIAIYREQYSSLGEYVSYMWITKQPLPNRPRSYEINVPENSIRIPGKYIAAYMSDTHPYHIMGISPVFEMEPICSIKNCNYLKQVSA; from the exons ATGACAGTGGATGTACtaag TATTTACCTTCTTACCTGGAATGTGGTAACTGTGGAGCCTCCTTCAAGTGATCAGTTGCAAAGTCTATTGGATTTGAGTGCTGATTTCATTGCTGTTGGTCTGCAAGAAGTGAAATCACAACCACAAAATATTATTTCAGATTCTTTATATGAAGACCCGTGGACAAATTCCTTAAG AGATGTTTTggcaaaaaataattatgtcAAAATCCATACTGTGAGGTTAGTTGGAATCCTGCTGTCACTTttctcaaaaaagaaacaccTGACCTCTATTAGAGATGTGGAAACCTCATTCACCAGAACAGGACTAAATGGACTCTGG GGTAACAAAGGAGCTGTTTCCATTCGTTTCAACTTTAAGGGAAGTTCCATTTGCCTCGTCAATTGTCATCTTTCTCCCCATGACAAAAAGCTTGAAAGTCGTATAGCAGATTATCACTCCATAGTCAATTCACAAACATTCCATAAAGAAAAGATCAGTTCTATATTAGATCATGATTTAGTTTTTTGGTTTGGAGATCTCAATTTTCGGCTTCATCCAGATTCATTTTCTACAAGCGAAATTGTTGATCTCGTTTCTCAAAACGATCTGAAACCCTTGCTAGAAAAGGATGAATTAAATGACACAATTTCAAGTAATAAAGCTTTTGGTGGATTTTCGGAGTGCAAGATCACTTTCAAGCCTACTTATAAATTCGTACTCAACTCAGAGGAATACGATAAAAA GAGACGACCGGCTTGGACTGATCGTGTTATTTATCGTAGCTTCGAAAATGTGGAACAGAAAccacaaaagaaagaagttgACATAGTTCAGTGTAAAAAGTATCAAAGCCATAGTAATTTCACAATTAGTGATCACAAACCTGTGTCCGCTCACCTTGATATACAA GTAAAAGGTGGTGTTCTAGACGTTGTCACATTCGATCCGATTAAATCTTGGATTACAGGAACAGTCGGTAAAATAATTATAACGCTACCAACTAGCATCGAACTATCTTCTTGGCATTGGATTGCAATTTATCGG GAGCAATATTCAAGCCTGGGCGAGTACGTTTCTTACATGTGGATTACTAAGCAACCTCTACCAAACCGACCAAGGTCGTATGAAATTAACGTTCCAGAAAATAGTATTCGCATTCCCGGAAAGTACATTGCTGCCTACATGAGTGACACACATCCTTATCATATAATGGGGATTAGTCCTGTTTTTGAG ATGGAACCCATTTGCAGTATAAAGAATTGTAACTATTTAAAGCAAGTTTCAGCTTAA
- the LOC116921448 gene encoding phosphatidylinositol 4,5-bisphosphate 5-phosphatase A isoform X2 yields MTVDVLSIYLLTWNVVTVEPPSSDQLQSLLDLSADFIAVGLQEVKSQPQNIISDSLYEDPWTNSLRDVLAKNNYVKIHTVRLVGILLSLFSKKKHLTSIRDVETSFTRTGLNGLWGNKGAVSIRFNFKGSSICLVNCHLSPHDKKLESRIADYHSIVNSQTFHKEKISSILDHDLVFWFGDLNFRLHPDSFSTSEIVDLVSQNDLKPLLEKDELNDTISSNKAFGGFSECKITFKPTYKFVLNSEEYDKKRRPAWTDRVIYRSFENVEQKPQKKEVDIVQCKKYQSHSNFTISDHKPVSAHLDIQVKGGVLDVVTFDPIKSWITGTVGKIIITLPTSIELSSWHWIAIYREQYSSLGEYVSYMWITKQPLPNRPRSYEINVPENSIRIPGKYIAAYMSDTHPYHIMGISPVFEVDGTHLQYKEL; encoded by the exons ATGACAGTGGATGTACtaag TATTTACCTTCTTACCTGGAATGTGGTAACTGTGGAGCCTCCTTCAAGTGATCAGTTGCAAAGTCTATTGGATTTGAGTGCTGATTTCATTGCTGTTGGTCTGCAAGAAGTGAAATCACAACCACAAAATATTATTTCAGATTCTTTATATGAAGACCCGTGGACAAATTCCTTAAG AGATGTTTTggcaaaaaataattatgtcAAAATCCATACTGTGAGGTTAGTTGGAATCCTGCTGTCACTTttctcaaaaaagaaacaccTGACCTCTATTAGAGATGTGGAAACCTCATTCACCAGAACAGGACTAAATGGACTCTGG GGTAACAAAGGAGCTGTTTCCATTCGTTTCAACTTTAAGGGAAGTTCCATTTGCCTCGTCAATTGTCATCTTTCTCCCCATGACAAAAAGCTTGAAAGTCGTATAGCAGATTATCACTCCATAGTCAATTCACAAACATTCCATAAAGAAAAGATCAGTTCTATATTAGATCATGATTTAGTTTTTTGGTTTGGAGATCTCAATTTTCGGCTTCATCCAGATTCATTTTCTACAAGCGAAATTGTTGATCTCGTTTCTCAAAACGATCTGAAACCCTTGCTAGAAAAGGATGAATTAAATGACACAATTTCAAGTAATAAAGCTTTTGGTGGATTTTCGGAGTGCAAGATCACTTTCAAGCCTACTTATAAATTCGTACTCAACTCAGAGGAATACGATAAAAA GAGACGACCGGCTTGGACTGATCGTGTTATTTATCGTAGCTTCGAAAATGTGGAACAGAAAccacaaaagaaagaagttgACATAGTTCAGTGTAAAAAGTATCAAAGCCATAGTAATTTCACAATTAGTGATCACAAACCTGTGTCCGCTCACCTTGATATACAA GTAAAAGGTGGTGTTCTAGACGTTGTCACATTCGATCCGATTAAATCTTGGATTACAGGAACAGTCGGTAAAATAATTATAACGCTACCAACTAGCATCGAACTATCTTCTTGGCATTGGATTGCAATTTATCGG GAGCAATATTCAAGCCTGGGCGAGTACGTTTCTTACATGTGGATTACTAAGCAACCTCTACCAAACCGACCAAGGTCGTATGAAATTAACGTTCCAGAAAATAGTATTCGCATTCCCGGAAAGTACATTGCTGCCTACATGAGTGACACACATCCTTATCATATAATGGGGATTAGTCCTGTTTTTGAG GTAGATGGAACCCATTTGCAGTATAAAGAATTGTAA